The genomic region ATTGGAGTTTCATCGCAACTCCTAGTAGAGGAAAAAGAATCAAGTTTTCAAGCATCAAGAATAAATGACCTCCCTCCTGGTTGTGTTCGATTAACCTCTTATAAATgcaaaatatgcaaaatcaaAACTCAACAAATCATACTAAGCAGAAAGAAAAACTGTACCTAATGCTTATCTCCATGACCGTGAGAATGACCATCATGGCCCTCCCAAGGGTGTCGCCAACCCTAAGAGCGACAAAGTCAGTCCGGGAATGAAAGCAAGTTACTTCAGATAAGGATTGATTATGAAGGCAGCTGAAAAAAGGAACTTCTTACCAATACAACAGGACCATCTTGCTTAGCCCTGTACAAGACCCAAAACCTGAAACACCAGATTCAAGAAACTTCAAAAAATCCGTCAGCATTGCAATCTAATCTTTATTAATGTTTGCAAGCAACCTGACTTATCTCATCTATGAATCACAAGGATACTACAGTGACAATGTACGCAGCCATCAGTATCCATGATCGTTAATGGAAAAGCTTGCAGACAACAATACTAAAACATAAAACCCTTCGAGCATCAACTAATTTGATCCAAATTCAAGCCTTCACTGCACATCTTTCAAACTAAACCcccaattttttataaattaaatttccacTTTCAAGGCGTATCCATGAATTCTTTTTACAGATATgctaattgaaatttttagggCAACAGAATCACTCGATAAACAAAATCCAATAAACGTCAGATTGGTAACAAATCAGGATAACGattaattcaaacaaaaaggaaaaaaaaatttaccacaTAACGGCACACAAGCCTTTTCCGGTGACAACATGCCATCGCTTTGGATGATGCAAAGTTAGACCCTTGTAAGTTGTACTCCCTCCATGGCCTCCTCCCATCTCTCCCCGTAACCAAACCCTAAACACCAGAAATGGATTAATCACTTGCCGGTCGCTTAGATTTAAACCGATCCTGAACAGTTGGATGCGAATTTGACCAACTGAAGGCCTGGTTCCCATATGTGCTGGTTTCTTTTCGTTGTACCAAGCCTTTTTCACGAAATCGGCTAAGCCCAAGCCATTGATCCATAGATCCGACACATTGTAATTATTTCAGTGAAAGTATCTGAGAGTTGATGTATTATAGGGATTAGATcttctattattaaatgaatcaatttagtcctatattattaaaaaatatcaaatagattTAACATTCAATGTACAAAAATGgtctttgaaaattatttttttcaattgtaaTTCAATTCTAAACAGAATATTTCATTTACGTaaccataaatttttaaaaatattaactatgctaaataataaatgatattttttaaaaatagtatatgTTAAATCTACtccaatttagttttatttaattctttttaatagtataaggactaaattgatttatttaataacaataaaatattaatttaatcaaatttttataatagagGACCTCCCCATTTCACTAAAGCATaggaaaacaaaattcatttcaCCCTTTCACTTgtagtttagtttatttaattcttaaaattgtagattgtttttaatatttatttattttaattttaacataatttttatattttaaattattattaattatcacaaatatagttttaattatttaatttagatttttattttattttaattttatttaccaaatatatactttttattttatatttcattaattaatatacaaataattttaatgattttaatttatttattatatataaacacactttaatttaaatatttctaatggttattttttattcttgtcTCCTtcgttatgttttaatttaaatacaacTGTTGCTCTTGGTAAATTTACCAAAgatgaaaatgatttatttgatattatgtATGACTGGTTACGTAGGGACCGTTTCGTTTTTGTAGGTTGGTCCGCCCTATTACTCTTTCCCTATACCTATTTCGTTTTAGGGGGTTGGTTTACAAGTACAACCTTT from Gossypium raimondii isolate GPD5lz chromosome 1, ASM2569854v1, whole genome shotgun sequence harbors:
- the LOC105783891 gene encoding NADH dehydrogenase [ubiquinone] 1 beta subcomplex subunit 2; translated protein: MGTRPSVGQIRIQLFRIGLNLSDRQVINPFLVFRVWLRGEMGGGHGGSTTYKGLTLHHPKRWHVVTGKGLCAVMWFWVLYRAKQDGPVVLGWRHPWEGHDGHSHGHGDKH